The following nucleotide sequence is from Tardiphaga alba.
AAGGTGCAGCGGCTGGTGACGCCCGGCGGCATCGAAGCCTGGTTCGTGCAGGACGCCACCGTTCCCCTGATCGCCATGGAATATGCGTTCGGCGGCGGTGCCGCACAGGACCCGAAGGACAAGTCGGGCACAGCCAATATGGTGGCCAGCCTGATGGACGAAGGCGCCGGCGACCTCGACTCCGCCACCTTCCGCGACCGCATGGAGCGCCGCGCGATCGAACTCAGCTTCAATGCCCAGCGCGACTATCTGCGCGGGTCATTGCGGATGCTGAAGGAGCACAGCGGCGAAGCATTCGAACTCGCCCGTCTCGCACTGTCGTCGCCGCGCTTCGACGCGCCGGATGTGGAGCGCATCCGCGGCCAGATCCTGTCCGGATTGCGCCGCGAGACCTCAAACCCGAATTCGCTGGCGACCCGTAAATTCCTCGAAGTCGCGTTCGGCGATCATCCCTATAGCCGGCCGTCCAATGGCAGCATTGTGGATGTGCCCAACATCACGGTCGACGACATCAAGGCCTACAAGCAACGCATCGTCGCCAGGGACACGCTGCGGATTGCCGTCGTCGGCGACATCGCGCCTGACGCATTGGCCAAGCTGCTGGACAAGACCTTCGGTGGCCTGCCCGCCAAGGCGGGCCTCACCCCCGTCCCGAATGTCGTCGTGACCAAACCGCCGCAGAAGGCCTCGGTGACGCTGGACGTCCCGCAGACCGTGATCACCTTCGGCAGCCCCGGCATCAAGCGCGACGATCCAAACTTCATGGCCGCCTATATCGTCAATCACATCCTCGGTGGCGGCACGCTGTCATCGCGCCTGTATCACGAGGTGCGCGAGAAGCGCGGCCTCGCTTACTCGGTATCGAGCTCTTTGATCTGGATGGAGCATTCCGGACTCTGGATCGGCAACACCGCCACGCGCGCGGACCGCGCCACCGAGACGGCGGACACCGTGGCCAGCGAGGTCAAGCGACTCGCCGACCAGGGTCCGACGCAGCAGGAGCTGGATGAGGCCAAGTCCTATCTCAAAGGCTCGCAAATGCTGGCGCTCGACACATCGTCGAAACTGGCAAGCGCATTGCTGCAATACCAGCTCGACAAACTGCCGATCGACTATATCGAGAAGCGCAATGCCATCGTCGATGCGGTGACGCTGGATCAGGCAAAGGCGGCGGCCAAGAAGCTTTGGGCCGATGGCCTGCTCACCGTCGTGGTCGGCCGCGCTCCCCAGGCGGCCGCCGCACCGGTGGCACCCGCGCCCAAAGCGAACTAACCGCGCTGCGCCGGCAGCCCGAACTATGATAAGCATGGCAGCCTTCTCACCGAGTCTGCCATGCTCCGCATCACCCGTTCCATCGCCATCGAGGAAGACGATATCGAGATCGTCTATGTCCGCGCGTCCGGGCCGGGCGGGCAGAATGTCAACAAGGTCTCCACCGCCGCGCAATTGCGCTTCGACAGCAAGAAGTTGGTGATCCCCGAGGACATGGAAATCCGGCTGCGCACCCTCGCCGGCCAGCGCATGACCAAGGACGGCGTGATCGTCATGCACGCCCAGCGCTTCCGCACCCAGGAGCGCAACAAGGCCGACGCCATCGAGCGACTGGTGGAGCTGATCAAGGAAGCCGCCTATCGCGAACCGCCGCGACGGCCCACCAAGCCGACCCTCGGCTCCAAGAAGCGTCGCCTCGAAGGCAAGAAACGCCGCAGTGACGTCAAGGCCGGCCGCAGCGGCCGCTTCACCGATTAAGGGCCGTCATTGCGAGGAGCCCTTGCGACGAAGCAATCCAGTCTTTGCTTCGGGCTCTCTGGATTGCTTCCACCTTCGCTCTTCGAGCTTCGGCGGACACGTCATCGCTTCGCTCCTCGCAATGACGGTGGTAATGCTTCCGTCATCACGATTGAGGACCCTTTCCATGGCCAAACCCGTTCACTCCATGATCCGCGTGCTCGACGAAGCGCGTTCGCTCGATTTCTACAAGCGCGCCTTCGGCCTGGAAATCGCGGAGCGGCTGGCCTTCGATGATTTCACGCTGATCTATCTGCGCCATCCTTCCTCACCTTTCGAGCTGGAGCTGACCGTGAATAAAGGCCGTACCGAGCCTTATGCGCTGGGCGACGGTTACGGCCATCTCGCCGTGGTGGTGGATGATCTCGCGGCGGAACATGCGCGGTTCGAGCAGGAGAAACTGGCGCCCGGCCCGCTGCGCGAGCTGAAGCATGACGGCAAGCCGCTGGCAGGCTTCTTTTTCGCCACCGACCCCGACGGCTACAAGATCGAAGTCATCGCGAAGAGCGGCCGCTTCGCTTAAACCGGGGAAAACGGGCCTGCGCGGGGACATCGGGTGCTGGGGGCCATAGAATGGCGCCTCAGGTTCCCTACATATCCCCGATCCATTCACCGTGCGCCGAGATCCATGCCTGTTCGCCAGCTGCCAGAAACCATCGTCAACCGCATCGCCGCCGGCGAGGTGGTCGAGCGGCCGGCCAGCGTGGTGAAGGAGCTGGTGGAGAATGCCATCGATGCCGGCGCCAGCCGGATCGAGATCTTCACCGATGGCGGCGGCCGGCGGAAAATCGCCATCACCGATGACGGCCACGGCATGACGCATGCTGATCTCGGCCTCGCGGTGGAGCGCCATGCCACCTCCAAGCTCGACGACGAGGATCTGCTGGCGATCCGCACCCTCGGCTTTCGCGGCGAAGCCTTGCCCTCCATCGGTTCGGTGGCGCGGCTCGGCATCACCACGCGCCATGCCAGCGAGCCGCATGCCTGGTCGCTCACGGTGGATGCAGGCGCGAAAGAGCCCATCATGCCGGCAGCGCTCGGCCACGGCACCCGGATCGAAGTCGCTGATCTCTTTTATGCGACGCCGGCGCGGCTGAAATTTCTCAAGACGGATCGCACCGAAGCAGAAGCAATCCGCGAAGTGGTGCGCCGCCTCGCGATGGCGCGGCCGGATGTGGCCTTCACGCTGTCCGGCGAAGAACGCGCGCCGATCACCTGGGCTGCCGCTTTGCCCGGCGCCCCCGGCCAGCTCACACGGCTCGGTGATATTCTCGGCGCGGATTTCCGCGCCAGTGCGATTGCGGTCCGCAGCGATCGCGAAGGTGTCGTAGTCGAGGGCTTCGCGGCCTCGCCGTCGCTCACCAAGGCGAATGCGCTCGGGCAATATCTGTTCGTCAATGGCCGCCCCGTGCGCGACAAGCTGATCGTCGGCGCCGTGCGCGCGGCCTATTCCGATTATCTGCCGCGCGACCGCCATCCGGTGCTGGCGCTGTTCGTGACGCTCGACCCGCAAGAGGTCGATGCGAACGTCCATCCCGCCAAGACCGAAGTGCGCTTCCGCAATGCCGGCCTCGTGCGCGCATTGATCGTGCATGCGCTGAAGGAAGGCCTCGCGCGCGAAGGCAAGCGCACGGCGGCGAACAATGATGCGGGCGCAGTGCTGTCCTCGTTCCGGCCGAACAGCGCACCAAGCTTCACGCCGCGCAACGCCAATTGGGACTGGCAGCGTTCGCCGTCCTACCCGGTGTCACCTGCGCCTGCTTTCGATGGCGCCACAGCTTTCGCCGAGCCACCGCAAACGGCCTTCGATGTCGGCACGCCCACCGCCGATGTGCGTTTCGAGGAAGCGCCGCAAGTCGATCTCGTCGATCGTCCGCTCGGCGCCGCGCGCGCGCAGGTGCATGAGAATTACATCATCGCGCAGACCCGCGATGGCATGATCGTGGTCGATCAGCACGCCGCCCATGAACGCATCGTCTATGAGAAGCTGAAGGCCTCGCTGGCCAAGAACGGCGTGCAGCGGCAGATCCTGCTGATCCCCGATATCGTCGAAATGGACGAAGCCACCGTCGAGAAGCTGGTGGAGCGCGCCGAGGAGCTGGCGAGCTACGGCCTCGCCATCGACAGTTTCGGCCCCGGTGCCATCGCCGTGCGCGAGACGCCGTCCCTGCTCGGCAAGACCAATGCGGCGTCGCTGCTGCGCGATCTCGCCGAACACATGGCCGAATGGGACGAAGCACTGCCGCTGGAGCGACGGTTGATGCATGTGGCCGCCACCATGGCCTGCCATGGTTCAATCCGCTCCGGCCGACGGTTGCGGCCGGAAGAGATGAACGCGCTGCTGCGCGAGATGGAAGAGACACCGAATTCCGGCCAGTGCAATCACGGCCGCCCGACTTATGTGGAGCTCAAGCTCAACGATATCGAGAAGCTGTTCGGGAGACGCTAACCTTCTCCCTCCCCGGAGCGTAGCGACTGGGGAGGGTGGATCAAAGCGAGCGTTCAGCGAGCTTTGAGACGGGTGGGGTGCTTCCACAAAACTCCGACGTCACGTGGGGCAGCCCCACCCGACCTTCGCTACGCTCAGGCCACCCTCCCCGCGGCGCGCGGCTTCGCCGCGCTTGGGGAGGGAAAGACGACCTCACGTATATTTCGGATCGCGTTCCAGGATTTCGATCGAGACGCCCTGCGGCGCGCGGATAAAGGCGATGCGCAGGCCCGGCTTCAGCGTATGCGGCTCCTTGGTGAATTCGACGCCGCGTGCCTTGAGATCCGCGGCGACAGCATCGATGTCCTTCACCTTCAGACCGAAATGATCGAGGCCGAGATGCGGCTGCACCGGCGACGGACCCACCCCCATCTCCGGCGTCACCGGCGCAAGGAAGATCATGGCGCCGCCGAGCCTGATATCGACACGGCCGGGGGCGCGCACGATTTCAGCATCGAGCTTGTCGGCGAACCACTGAGCGGTGGCTTCGACATCCGGCGTGCGGATATGGACGTGATCCCAGGTGCAGGCGAGCGTCATGGGGGTCTCCCGTTTATTTTGTGAATCTCAGAAACGTGAATTCCGTATCGTCATAGGCGCGGCGTTCGAGTTCTTCATAGCCCTCAGGTGCCACGAATTCGGCATCCTTCGCCTCTTCCACGACGATCAGCGCGTCAGGCACCAGCCAGCCGCCATCGCGTAAGGCTTTGAGCGACTTCTCTGCGAGCTTCTGCCGATAGGGCGGATCGATGAACACCAGCGCGAATGGCTCGACTGGATGCGCCGGGCCGGGATCGCTGGCATCGCGGCGATAGACTTTTGTCACGCCGCCGAGGCCGAGACTTTCGACGTTGTCGCGCAACAGCGCACGCGCTTCCGAGCCATTGTCGACGAACAGCGTGAACTTGGCGCCGCGCGACACCGCCTCGATACCGAGTGCGCCGGTGCCGGCATAGAGATCGAGCACCCGCGCATCGAGCATCGGGTTCTCATAGGCATGCATCAGGATGTTGAACAGCGACTCACGCAGGCGATCCTGCGTCGGACGGATCGCTTGCGTCGAGGGGCCAGCAATGTTGCGGCCACGGAGACGGCCACCGATTACGCGCATCGGAAGGCTCTCTTGAGACGTGCACGGACGGCGTGCTCCCCTCCCCCTTGTGGGGAGGGCCGGGGTGGGGGTACCCCGAACTCCGGCCTGCGTGTGTGGCCCCCCATCCCGGCCCTCCCCCACAAGGGGGAGGGAGCACTACTGCCGTCGCATTAGACACCATTACTCATCCCGCGGCTTGAGATCGCGCTTGCCTTTGTAGCCGCGCTTCGGCGGCTTCTTCGGACCGCCGAACATGGCATCGGCTTCCTTGCGCGCACGCGTTTCTTCCGAGCCCGAGCGCTGCACCACGACGCGGCGGCCCTTGCGGTCCTCCACCGTCGAACGCTTCATCACCGGCTTCTTCACGATCACCGGATCGAGCGAGGTGTCGCCCTTGCTCGGCAGCTGGCGGCCGAAATCGGCGCCGGCGGCCTCCGCAATCTTTTCGCCGAGCTGCTCGCGCAGCACGCGGGTCTTCACTTCATCGACTTCGCCCTCTTCCAGCTCGCCGAGCTGGAACGGGCCATAGGAGATGCGGATCAGGCGGTTCACTTCGAGGCCGAGATGCGCGCAGACGTTACGGACTTCGCGGTTCTTGCCTTCGCGGATCGCAAACACCAGCCACACATTAGCACCCTGGTCACGCTCCAGCGTCGCATCGATGGCGCCATACTTCACGCCATCCACCTCGACGCCGTTCTTGAGCTCGTCGAGCTGCGCCTGGGTGACATTGCCATGGGCACGGACGCGGTAACGACGCAGCCAGCCGGTGTCCGGTAGTTCCAGCGTGCGCGCGAGACCACCATCATTGGTGAGCAGCAGCAGGCCTTCGGTGTTGAAATCGAGACGGCCGATGGAGATCAGACGCGGCAGGTCTTCCGGCAGATGATCGAACACCGTCGGACGACCTTCCGGATCGGCATGGGTCGTCATCAACCCGCGCGGCTTGTGATACATGAACAGCCGCGTGCGCTCGCGCTCCGGCAACGGCTTGCCGTCCACGGTGATCACGTCATTGGCGGTGACATCGAGCGCCGGCGAATTGATCTTGCGGCCATTCACCGAGACGCGGCCCTGGGTCACCCATTCTTCGGCATCGCGGCGCGAGCACAGGCCGGCGCGGGCAACGACCTTGGCGATGCGCTCGGCGCCCTTTTTCTCGGCGGGCTTGCGCGGCGCCTTCTTGGCATCGGGATCGCGCGGACGATATTCGCCGCGGCCACCGAAAGCCGGACGCTGGCGGAAGATCTGGCTGTCGTCCTCG
It contains:
- a CDS encoding M16 family metallopeptidase, with amino-acid sequence MIFNPRRLGIAAATALSLVALTVTPTFAAAKVQRLVTPGGIEAWFVQDATVPLIAMEYAFGGGAAQDPKDKSGTANMVASLMDEGAGDLDSATFRDRMERRAIELSFNAQRDYLRGSLRMLKEHSGEAFELARLALSSPRFDAPDVERIRGQILSGLRRETSNPNSLATRKFLEVAFGDHPYSRPSNGSIVDVPNITVDDIKAYKQRIVARDTLRIAVVGDIAPDALAKLLDKTFGGLPAKAGLTPVPNVVVTKPPQKASVTLDVPQTVITFGSPGIKRDDPNFMAAYIVNHILGGGTLSSRLYHEVREKRGLAYSVSSSLIWMEHSGLWIGNTATRADRATETADTVASEVKRLADQGPTQQELDEAKSYLKGSQMLALDTSSKLASALLQYQLDKLPIDYIEKRNAIVDAVTLDQAKAAAKKLWADGLLTVVVGRAPQAAAAPVAPAPKAN
- the arfB gene encoding alternative ribosome rescue aminoacyl-tRNA hydrolase ArfB → MLRITRSIAIEEDDIEIVYVRASGPGGQNVNKVSTAAQLRFDSKKLVIPEDMEIRLRTLAGQRMTKDGVIVMHAQRFRTQERNKADAIERLVELIKEAAYREPPRRPTKPTLGSKKRRLEGKKRRSDVKAGRSGRFTD
- a CDS encoding VOC family protein, with translation MAKPVHSMIRVLDEARSLDFYKRAFGLEIAERLAFDDFTLIYLRHPSSPFELELTVNKGRTEPYALGDGYGHLAVVVDDLAAEHARFEQEKLAPGPLRELKHDGKPLAGFFFATDPDGYKIEVIAKSGRFA
- the mutL gene encoding DNA mismatch repair endonuclease MutL yields the protein MPVRQLPETIVNRIAAGEVVERPASVVKELVENAIDAGASRIEIFTDGGGRRKIAITDDGHGMTHADLGLAVERHATSKLDDEDLLAIRTLGFRGEALPSIGSVARLGITTRHASEPHAWSLTVDAGAKEPIMPAALGHGTRIEVADLFYATPARLKFLKTDRTEAEAIREVVRRLAMARPDVAFTLSGEERAPITWAAALPGAPGQLTRLGDILGADFRASAIAVRSDREGVVVEGFAASPSLTKANALGQYLFVNGRPVRDKLIVGAVRAAYSDYLPRDRHPVLALFVTLDPQEVDANVHPAKTEVRFRNAGLVRALIVHALKEGLAREGKRTAANNDAGAVLSSFRPNSAPSFTPRNANWDWQRSPSYPVSPAPAFDGATAFAEPPQTAFDVGTPTADVRFEEAPQVDLVDRPLGAARAQVHENYIIAQTRDGMIVVDQHAAHERIVYEKLKASLAKNGVQRQILLIPDIVEMDEATVEKLVERAEELASYGLAIDSFGPGAIAVRETPSLLGKTNAASLLRDLAEHMAEWDEALPLERRLMHVAATMACHGSIRSGRRLRPEEMNALLREMEETPNSGQCNHGRPTYVELKLNDIEKLFGRR
- a CDS encoding VOC family protein, with product MTLACTWDHVHIRTPDVEATAQWFADKLDAEIVRAPGRVDIRLGGAMIFLAPVTPEMGVGPSPVQPHLGLDHFGLKVKDIDAVAADLKARGVEFTKEPHTLKPGLRIAFIRAPQGVSIEILERDPKYT
- the rsmD gene encoding 16S rRNA (guanine(966)-N(2))-methyltransferase RsmD, producing MRVIGGRLRGRNIAGPSTQAIRPTQDRLRESLFNILMHAYENPMLDARVLDLYAGTGALGIEAVSRGAKFTLFVDNGSEARALLRDNVESLGLGGVTKVYRRDASDPGPAHPVEPFALVFIDPPYRQKLAEKSLKALRDGGWLVPDALIVVEEAKDAEFVAPEGYEELERRAYDDTEFTFLRFTK
- a CDS encoding pseudouridine synthase; amino-acid sequence: MPRDNDKNNGPSRGRPPGGRGPAKGPSKGGRSGAARGPEKKFAKRDGSYTPRPPRDGDGEKRPYAGKRDGGDRAPRRDYGDAPRPRFNRDERPARSDGDRPSRGPRKDFGDRPPRRDRDDARPAGRFSDKKFGDRKPRDGDRPFSARPSRDGDRPRGDRPFGDRKPRDGGGEKRPYAPRGDRPQGDRPYGARPSRDGDRPRGDRPFGEKKFSRGAPDRGGPRKSFGGRGDRDFERGPDRSDEKPWQSRERSDDRGSRPARAPRDGERKFDRPKFDKPKFDKPRFERSRDDRPERGDGERPRFERSREDRPQFERSREPRGRADWHEQPRRGRDSDRDERPRRDNEDDSQIFRQRPAFGGRGEYRPRDPDAKKAPRKPAEKKGAERIAKVVARAGLCSRRDAEEWVTQGRVSVNGRKINSPALDVTANDVITVDGKPLPERERTRLFMYHKPRGLMTTHADPEGRPTVFDHLPEDLPRLISIGRLDFNTEGLLLLTNDGGLARTLELPDTGWLRRYRVRAHGNVTQAQLDELKNGVEVDGVKYGAIDATLERDQGANVWLVFAIREGKNREVRNVCAHLGLEVNRLIRISYGPFQLGELEEGEVDEVKTRVLREQLGEKIAEAAGADFGRQLPSKGDTSLDPVIVKKPVMKRSTVEDRKGRRVVVQRSGSEETRARKEADAMFGGPKKPPKRGYKGKRDLKPRDE